A genome region from Brassica oleracea var. oleracea cultivar TO1000 chromosome C2, BOL, whole genome shotgun sequence includes the following:
- the LOC106327343 gene encoding nitrate reductase [NADH], clone PBNBR1412-like — MATSVDNRHYPSLTSAMNAGVVRSFKPPPVPSRSFDSHRHQNVQTVVRENENTDGYDSSDDEDESHNRNVSYYMTMVHKSNSDLEPSILDSRDESTADNWIHRNSSMVRLTGKHPFNAEAPLPRLMHHGFITPVPLHYVRNHGPVPKADWSEWTIEVTGLVKRPVILTMEQLISEFPSREFPVTLVCAGNRRKEQNMVKQTIGFNWGSAGVSTSLWKGVPLSEILRRCGVYSRRGGALNVCFEGAEDLPGGGGSKYGTSIKKEMAMDPARDIILAYMQNGELLTPDHGFPVRIIVPGFIGGRMVKWLKRIIVTPQESDSYYHYKDNRVLPSLVDAELANAEAWWYKPEYIINELNINSVITTPGHEEILPINAFTTQKPYTLRGYAYSGGGKKVTRVEVTLDGGETWSVCELDHQEKPNKYGKFWCWCFWSLDVEVLDLLSAKDVAVRAWDESFNTQPDKLIWNLMGMMNNCWFRIRTNVCKPHRGEIGIVFEHPTRPGNQSGGWMAKERQLEISSESNPTLKKSVSSPFMNTSSKMYSISDVRKHNSVESAWIIVHGHVYDCTRFLKDHPGGTDSILINAGTDCTEEFEAIHSDKAKKILEDYRIGELITTGYDSSPNVSVHGGSNVAPLLAPIKELAPPKNIALVNPREKVPVKLIEKTSISHDVRRFRFALPSEDQQLGLPVGRHIFLCANINDKLCLRAYTPTSTVNAVGHIDLVVKVYFKDVHPRFPNGGLMSQHLDSLSIGAVLDIKGPLGHIEYKGKGNFMVNGKPKFAKKLAMLAGGTGITPIYQVIQSILSDPEDETEMYVVYANRTEDDILVREELEGWANKHKERLKVWYVVEIAKEGWNYSTGFITEDVLREHVPEGLEGESLALACGPTPMIQFALQPNLEKMGYNVKEDLLIF; from the exons ATGGCCACTTCCGTCGACAACCGCCATTATCCCAGCCTCACCTCCGCCATGAACGCCGGTGTCGTTCGCTCCTTCAAACCTCCTCCCGTTCCTTCTCGCTCATTCGACAGCCACCGTCACCAAAACGTTCAAACCGTCGTCAGAGAAAACGAGAACACCGACGGTTACGACTCAAGCGACGACGAGGACGAGAGCCACAACCGTAACGTCTCATACTACATGACAATGGTTCACAAATCCAACAGCGATTTAGAACCGTCGATTCTAGACTCCCGAGACGAATCCACGGCTGATAACTGGATCCACCGTAACTCCTCTATGGTGCGTCTCACCGGAAAACACCCCTTTAACGCTGAAGCTCCTCTCCCTCGCCTTATGCACCACGGCTTCATCACTCCCGTTCCTCTCCACTACGTCCGTAACCACGGACCTGTTCCAAAAGCCGACTGGTCCGAATGGACCATCGAAGTCACCGGACTTGTCAAACGTCCGGTGATACTCACCATGGAACAGCTAATCTCTGAGTTTCCTAGCCGTGAATTCCCGGTCACTCTAGTCTGCGCCGGAAACCGCCGCAAAGAACAG AACATGGTGAAGCAGACGATAGGATTCAACTGGGGCTCCGCCGGAGTCTCCACCTCTCTCTGGAAAGGTGTTCCTCTCAGCGAGATCCTCCGCCGCTGCGGTGTCTACAGCAGGAGAGGCGGAGCTCTCAACGTCTGCTTCGAAGGAGCAGAGGATCTTCCAGGAGGCGGCGGGTCTAAATACGGTACAAGCATCAAGAAAGAGATGGCCATGGATCCTGCGAGAGACATCATATTAGCGTACATGCAGAACGGTGAGCTTCTCACACCGGATCACGGGTTCCCGGTTCGGATCATAGTACCCGGTTTCATCGGCGGGCGGATGGTGAAGTGGTTGAAACGTATCATCGTCACGCCTCAGGAATCCGACAGTTATTATCATTACAAAGACAACAGAGTTCTACCTTCTCTTGTTGATGCTGAGCTGGCAAATGCAGAAG CTTGGTGGTATAAGCCTGAATATATAATCAACGAGCTTAATATAAACTCGGTGATAACTACACCTGGTCACGAAGAGATATTACCTATTAATGCATTTACCACTCAGAAGCCGTACACGTTGAGAGGCTATGCTTACTCTG GAGGCGGGAAGAAGGTAACGAGAGTGGAGGTGACTCTAGACGGAGGAGAGACGTGGAGTGTGTGTGAGCTTGACCACCAAGAGAAACCAAACAAGTATGGCAAGTTCTGGTGCTGGTGTTTCTGGTCACTTGACGTTGAGGTTCTTGATTTGCTTAGCGCTAAAGATGTAGCGGTTCGAGCCTGGGACGAGTCTTTCAACACCCAGCCTGATAAACTCATCTGGAACCTCATG GGAATGATGAACAACTGCTGGTTTAGGATCAGAACCAACGTGTGCAAGCCTCACAGAGGAGAGATAGGGATTGTTTTCGAACACCCGACCCGACCCGGAAATCAATCGGGTGGGTGGATGGCAAAGGAACGTCAACTTGAGATATCATCAGAGTCAAACCCTACTCTGAAAAAATCAGTTTCATCTCCTTTCATGAACACTTCCTCAAAGATGTATTCAATCTCCGACGTTAGAAAACATAACTCAGTCGAATCTGCATGGATCATTGTTCACGGCCACGTCTACGACTGTACACGTTTCTTGAAAGATCATCCAGGAGGCACTGATTCGATCCTCATCAACGCAGGCACTGATTGCACCGAAGAGTTTGAAGCTATTCATTCAGACAAAGCCAAGAAGATTCTTGAAGATTACCGTATCGGTGAACTCATCACCACAGGCTACGACTCTTCCCCTAATGTCTCCGTCCACGGTGGCTCCAACGTAGCTCCTCTGTTAGCTCCCATCAAAGAGCTTGCTCCTCCAAAGAACATTGCATTGGTCAACCCACGTGAAAAAGTCCCAGTTAAACTCATTGAGAAGACATCTATCTCTCACGATGTTCGTAGGTTTCGATTCGCATTACCATCTGAAGATCAGCAGCTTGGTCTACCCGTTGGGAGACACATCTTCCTTTGCGCCAACATTAACGATAAGCTTTGTCTTAGAGCCTATACTCCGACCAGCACGGTCAACGCCGTTGGACATATCGACTTAGTCGTCAAAGTTTACTTCAAAGACGTTCATCCAAGATTTCCCAACGGAGGACTCATGTCACAACACTTAGACTCGTTATCAATCGGCGCGGTTTTAGACATCAAAGGTCCATTAGGGCACATCGAGTACAAAGGCAAAGGCAACTTCATGGTCAACGGTAAACCCAAGTTTGCCAAGAAACTAGCCATGCTAGCCGGAGGAACAGGCATTACTCCGATCTACCAGGTCATTCAATCTATACTAAGTGATCCGGAGGATGAAACCGAGATGTATGTGGTTTATGCAAACCGAACCGAGGATGACATACTTGTTAGAGAAGAGCTAGAAGGATGGGCTAATAAGCATAAGGAGAGGCTAAAGGTTTGGTACGTTGTTGAAATCGCAAAAGAAGGTTGGAACTATAGCACTGGGTTTATAACCGAAGATGTGCTTAGAGAACATGTCCCGGAAGGTTTAGAAGGCGAATCGCTTGCGCTGGCGTGTGGACCAACTCCCATGATTCAGTTTGCGTTACAGCCTAATCTTGAGAAGATGGGTTACAACGTGAAGGAAGATCTCCTGATCTTCTAA